The Parvibaculaceae bacterium PLY_AMNH_Bact1 genome window below encodes:
- a CDS encoding phosphatidylcholine/phosphatidylserine synthase (Derived by automated computational analysis using gene prediction method: Protein Homology.): protein MQREEHTPLLRARAWAIHLFTASGVIPGLLAIEATFAGDGRMALLWLGLALIIDGLDGPLARRFEVTRYTPRFDGAILDLVIDYLTYTAIPALMIWQLNMVPEGWGFAAASFVMVTALYCFGNRDMKTNDNYFEGFPATWNMVVLCFFILDSSQMINLAVIAFLGALTFSRLKFIHPFRVVRLRLITIFMTATWGISSTWLLIAKANAPLLESESGAFAAWLFSSLYFVGFGVVRSFQQNIKNT, encoded by the coding sequence ATGCAACGCGAAGAACATACGCCGCTGCTCCGCGCGCGCGCCTGGGCCATCCATCTCTTCACAGCCTCCGGGGTCATTCCGGGTCTGCTTGCAATAGAAGCGACATTTGCCGGGGATGGACGCATGGCACTGCTCTGGCTGGGCCTGGCGCTTATCATTGACGGTCTGGACGGCCCGCTTGCGCGGCGCTTTGAAGTGACGCGCTACACACCACGGTTTGACGGCGCCATCCTGGACCTCGTGATTGACTACCTGACTTACACAGCCATTCCTGCCCTGATGATCTGGCAGCTGAATATGGTGCCAGAGGGATGGGGGTTCGCCGCCGCCAGCTTTGTGATGGTCACCGCCCTTTATTGCTTCGGCAATCGGGACATGAAGACCAACGACAATTATTTCGAAGGGTTTCCGGCAACCTGGAACATGGTGGTGCTGTGCTTCTTCATTCTCGACAGCAGCCAAATGATCAACCTGGCTGTGATCGCCTTTTTGGGCGCTCTCACCTTTAGCCGCCTGAAATTCATTCATCCCTTTCGGGTTGTGCGACTGCGCCTGATCACAATTTTCATGACCGCGACATGGGGCATTAGCAGCACCTGGCTTCTGATCGCAAAGGCCAACGCACCGTTACTGGAAAGTGAGTCTGGCGCATTTGCCGCCTGGCTCTTCTCATCCCTCTACTTTGTTGGCTTTGGGGTTGTCCGGTCTTTCCAGCAGAACATTAAAAACACCTAG
- a CDS encoding DUF5666 domain-containing protein (Derived by automated computational analysis using gene prediction method: Protein Homology.), translated as MIRVLVLLIAASLVAGCAGLGPVAMVPTGTSSPDAGVGGTGYTDVDGADRDEGVGGTGFVSGVAQASGGDDGVGGTGIFGVITAFGSIVVNGVHIDYEDETPVVVDGTEGTPDDFAIGQVVAVEARPMGERYQAQLVEVRHAALGPVSDVDEATRTITVLGQTIQVAQSDRLPLVDEWVRISGLRGPDEQVVATRIDPVSPSRGAFVRGVALLADGEGLALGGLQFDRPLINGRTIDAGDEVLLRGIVRARAFEVTDFVKAPSEPFGGRMSDLLVQGFVASDLSGLHYVAGHNWTLPEGLVPRFSEEGLPAALFKGRWLEDEISVSPQPRIQIPGLLRNIPQALENGNLRAGEIPDLLRNQIEARGIDRLTIDPTNLPDIAQVRALVAAKGMPGVFLDAARPITADQLSALMELGGADATEEGILRFNPERFATFLEHQDMIKEYAVGEGVDPLPMPQFQAMRARLLEAGIDPAQLAGAHSELAAIAGLLRLRDVAQREGFDPSSLPPAMRLRLRDMLIDGGELPDGVPAALRPPPSPPGPQR; from the coding sequence ATGATCCGTGTTCTTGTTCTCCTTATTGCTGCGAGTTTGGTAGCAGGATGTGCTGGGCTTGGACCTGTTGCTATGGTCCCCACGGGTACGTCTTCCCCGGATGCGGGCGTTGGCGGCACTGGGTACACTGACGTTGACGGGGCTGATCGTGATGAAGGTGTCGGTGGGACCGGTTTTGTATCGGGTGTCGCGCAGGCAAGCGGTGGTGATGACGGTGTCGGTGGAACCGGAATCTTCGGCGTCATTACGGCCTTTGGCAGCATCGTCGTCAACGGTGTGCATATCGACTATGAAGATGAAACCCCGGTGGTTGTGGACGGGACTGAAGGAACGCCCGACGACTTTGCTATTGGTCAAGTTGTTGCGGTTGAAGCCCGCCCCATGGGTGAGCGCTATCAAGCACAACTGGTTGAGGTTCGGCATGCTGCCCTAGGGCCGGTGAGTGATGTTGACGAGGCCACCCGCACCATCACCGTACTTGGTCAGACCATTCAGGTCGCACAGAGCGATCGACTGCCGCTTGTTGATGAGTGGGTGCGGATTAGTGGTCTCAGGGGGCCGGATGAGCAGGTTGTCGCAACCCGCATTGATCCCGTGTCCCCTTCCCGGGGCGCATTTGTCCGAGGTGTTGCCCTGCTCGCGGACGGGGAAGGACTGGCACTCGGAGGATTGCAGTTTGATCGGCCGCTCATTAATGGACGCACCATCGACGCTGGGGACGAGGTGTTGCTCCGCGGGATTGTCCGGGCACGCGCGTTTGAAGTGACAGATTTTGTTAAAGCCCCGAGCGAACCTTTTGGGGGGCGCATGTCTGATCTGCTTGTGCAAGGGTTTGTCGCATCGGATCTTTCCGGTCTGCACTATGTGGCAGGACATAACTGGACCCTTCCGGAAGGACTTGTTCCACGTTTCTCTGAAGAAGGGCTACCGGCAGCATTGTTTAAGGGACGATGGCTTGAAGATGAGATTTCGGTCAGTCCTCAACCGCGTATTCAGATACCGGGTCTCTTGAGGAACATTCCGCAGGCTCTCGAAAACGGCAATCTGCGTGCTGGCGAAATTCCGGACCTGTTGCGCAATCAAATTGAGGCGCGCGGGATTGATCGGCTTACCATCGATCCAACAAACCTTCCCGACATTGCGCAGGTGAGAGCGCTCGTGGCCGCTAAAGGCATGCCCGGCGTATTTCTTGATGCCGCTCGACCTATTACCGCTGACCAGCTTTCGGCATTGATGGAGCTGGGAGGGGCAGATGCGACGGAAGAGGGGATCCTCCGATTTAATCCGGAACGGTTTGCAACGTTCCTCGAACATCAAGATATGATTAAAGAATATGCAGTTGGTGAGGGCGTTGATCCCTTGCCGATGCCTCAGTTTCAGGCCATGCGCGCTCGTTTGCTCGAGGCGGGGATTGACCCGGCGCAGCTTGCCGGTGCTCATTCTGAGCTGGCGGCCATTGCTGGCCTGCTCCGACTGCGGGATGTGGCACAACGAGAAGGGTTTGATCCCTCGTCATTGCCGCCGGCGATGCGTCTTCGTCTCAGAGATATGCTGATTGATGGCGGTGAACTGCCAGATGGTGTGCCCGCTGCTTTGAGACCGCCACCATCGCCGCCAGGACCACAGCGCTAG
- a CDS encoding NAD(P)H-dependent oxidoreductase (Derived by automated computational analysis using gene prediction method: Protein Homology.), which yields MTHKTLTDLLNWRYATKKMDPSKPVPQEKVDAIVEAVRMTPTSSGTQPFELLVVTNPDVLGEIRKVAHDQSPITDGSHLLVFAAWDNYTEERIDAVTRHMTEERGEIPMLNAYYDNLKAMYLPRDAEVNYAHAARQAYIALGFALIAAAEQEVDSTPMEGFDPAEVDKILGLKERGLRSVVLLPLGYRDPTGDWLLPMKKVRKSRETIVSQVG from the coding sequence ATGACTCATAAGACTCTTACCGACCTTCTGAACTGGCGGTATGCCACCAAGAAAATGGACCCGTCAAAGCCCGTGCCGCAGGAGAAGGTCGATGCGATTGTCGAGGCGGTCCGCATGACGCCGACATCGAGCGGCACTCAACCGTTTGAGCTTCTCGTGGTCACAAATCCAGACGTATTGGGTGAAATTCGTAAAGTTGCCCACGATCAGTCGCCGATCACGGACGGGTCTCATCTTCTGGTGTTTGCTGCGTGGGACAATTACACCGAGGAACGTATTGATGCTGTCACTCGCCACATGACTGAAGAGCGCGGTGAGATACCGATGCTGAATGCCTATTACGACAATCTGAAGGCGATGTATCTGCCGCGTGACGCAGAGGTCAATTACGCCCATGCAGCGCGCCAGGCCTACATCGCTTTGGGTTTTGCGCTCATCGCTGCTGCTGAGCAGGAAGTTGACAGCACGCCGATGGAAGGCTTCGACCCGGCTGAAGTTGACAAAATTCTGGGTTTGAAAGAACGCGGCTTGCGTTCCGTGGTTCTTTTGCCGCTCGGCTATCGTGATCCAACGGGTGACTGGTTGCTGCCGATGAAAAAGGTCCGCAAGTCGCGAGAGACTATTGTGAGCCAGGTGGGCTAA
- a CDS encoding MarR family winged helix-turn-helix transcriptional regulator (Derived by automated computational analysis using gene prediction method: Protein Homology.), whose product MTTHQNKTTQQAIHIGSSCACFAVRKMTRAVTQLYDHHLSEAGLRITQFTLMNAISGFGQVPVYVLAEELVMDRTTLTRNLKPLIKAGLVASIPDEKDARVRNLSLTADGAERLKTATPYWERAQAEFVEKVGESSWAEVSQGISLIDRALSVGPRPSDRMMNTR is encoded by the coding sequence ATGACCACACATCAAAACAAGACCACACAGCAAGCCATTCATATTGGATCGTCCTGTGCCTGCTTTGCCGTCCGCAAGATGACACGGGCGGTGACGCAGCTCTACGACCATCATCTGTCTGAGGCAGGACTGCGCATCACCCAGTTTACATTGATGAACGCCATTTCCGGCTTTGGTCAGGTGCCCGTCTATGTCCTGGCAGAAGAACTTGTCATGGACAGAACAACGCTCACCCGCAATCTGAAGCCACTGATCAAAGCAGGTCTCGTTGCCAGCATTCCTGATGAAAAAGATGCCCGTGTCCGCAACCTGTCTCTGACAGCCGACGGGGCCGAACGCCTAAAGACGGCCACACCTTATTGGGAGCGCGCTCAGGCAGAATTTGTCGAGAAGGTGGGAGAAAGCTCCTGGGCAGAGGTCTCGCAAGGAATCTCTCTGATTGACCGGGCCTTGAGTGTGGGACCCCGCCCCTCCGATAGAATGATGAACACCCGGTAG
- a CDS encoding helix-turn-helix domain-containing protein (Derived by automated computational analysis using gene prediction method: Protein Homology.): MSETSRCPDCKRINEVLSRVGDRWSVLVIISLSQYGTLRFNELKRNLGISQRMLSRTLRELERDGLVNRTQYPTIPPKVEYTLTPLGESFREPVAELGNWALENLATIDTAREAYDGQADKQKVG; this comes from the coding sequence ATGTCTGAGACCAGCCGATGCCCTGATTGTAAACGCATCAATGAGGTTCTGTCCCGCGTTGGGGATCGCTGGAGTGTGCTTGTCATAATCTCGCTCTCTCAGTACGGAACCCTTCGTTTCAACGAGTTAAAGCGGAACCTCGGTATCTCGCAGCGCATGTTGAGCCGCACTTTGCGTGAACTGGAGCGCGACGGTCTCGTCAACCGCACCCAATACCCAACCATCCCGCCGAAAGTGGAGTACACCCTCACACCACTCGGCGAGTCTTTTCGCGAGCCGGTTGCCGAATTAGGAAATTGGGCACTTGAGAACCTGGCAACCATTGACACCGCCCGCGAGGCCTATGACGGACAGGCGGACAAGCAAAAAGTGGGATAG
- a CDS encoding SCP2 sterol-binding domain-containing protein (Derived by automated computational analysis using gene prediction method: Protein Homology.), protein MRLDDHPTVLKVRASAASKERAEPLNATWLKELCKKAGADDVGLVSLDRPEIADQKADILSILPETKTLISIVSRMNKDAVRTATRSIANHEFHETYQSVNEAARKIVKELEAMGIPAVNAVAAFPMEVQDFPGKSWPVSHKPIAEAAGMGKIGFHRNVIHPKFGNFVLLDTILIGAAVSDDSKPLDYNPCVECKLCVAACPVEAIGPDGSFNFSACYSHNYREFLGGFLDWTEQVADAKDKHDYREKVSEGEVVSMWQSLSFKPSYKAAYCISVCPAGEDVISPYLEDRVGFADRHVKPLQQTAETIYVLPNSDAESLIPSRFPAKTVKQVRWNVGANDVFSYLFNITLTFQRRKAGDLNATYHLRLTGDMPLEATITIARKRIEIEFGLKGEPDLTIETSAEAWMGAFEGGFSLENAIKDRTVKLDGPHELFHRLAVCFPTYGDIN, encoded by the coding sequence ATGCGACTAGACGATCACCCCACCGTCCTCAAAGTGAGAGCATCCGCTGCATCAAAGGAGCGGGCCGAGCCCCTCAACGCCACCTGGCTGAAAGAGCTTTGCAAGAAAGCGGGCGCAGACGATGTGGGCCTCGTCTCCCTGGACCGGCCCGAGATTGCCGACCAGAAGGCAGACATCCTCTCCATTCTGCCGGAAACAAAAACGCTCATCAGCATCGTCTCTCGCATGAACAAGGATGCAGTCCGCACCGCGACACGCTCTATCGCCAATCACGAATTCCACGAGACCTATCAGTCGGTGAACGAAGCCGCCCGGAAGATCGTGAAAGAACTGGAAGCCATGGGCATTCCCGCGGTGAATGCAGTCGCCGCCTTCCCCATGGAAGTGCAGGACTTCCCCGGTAAAAGCTGGCCCGTCTCCCACAAGCCCATCGCGGAAGCCGCCGGCATGGGCAAGATCGGATTTCATCGCAATGTCATTCACCCAAAGTTTGGCAACTTCGTTCTGCTCGACACAATCCTCATTGGCGCAGCGGTCAGCGACGACAGCAAACCGCTCGACTACAATCCATGCGTTGAATGCAAACTCTGTGTCGCGGCCTGCCCTGTCGAGGCCATTGGCCCAGACGGAAGCTTCAACTTTTCCGCCTGCTACTCCCACAATTACCGGGAGTTCCTCGGCGGCTTCCTTGACTGGACAGAGCAGGTAGCTGATGCAAAAGACAAGCATGACTACCGGGAGAAAGTAAGTGAGGGAGAAGTCGTCTCCATGTGGCAAAGCCTCTCTTTCAAACCAAGCTACAAGGCCGCCTACTGCATATCGGTTTGCCCTGCAGGCGAAGACGTTATCAGCCCTTATCTGGAAGACAGGGTCGGGTTTGCTGACCGCCACGTCAAACCGCTGCAACAGACCGCAGAAACCATTTACGTGTTACCCAACTCAGATGCTGAAAGCCTCATCCCGTCGCGCTTCCCCGCCAAGACAGTGAAGCAGGTTCGCTGGAATGTTGGGGCGAATGATGTTTTCAGCTACCTGTTCAACATCACGCTCACCTTTCAACGCCGCAAAGCAGGTGACCTGAACGCGACCTACCACCTGCGCCTCACCGGTGATATGCCGCTTGAAGCCACGATCACCATCGCCAGAAAACGAATTGAAATCGAGTTTGGCCTCAAAGGAGAGCCTGACCTGACCATTGAGACAAGTGCGGAAGCTTGGATGGGTGCCTTTGAAGGCGGTTTCAGTTTGGAAAACGCCATCAAAGACAGGACCGTAAAACTGGACGGCCCCCACGAGCTGTTCCATCGTCTCGCGGTCTGCTTCCCTACCTATGGCGACATCAACTAA
- a CDS encoding DUF6502 family protein (Derived by automated computational analysis using gene prediction method: Protein Homology.), with amino-acid sequence MGKILEKDGPTGPLVGAVRTILRPLVRGLVRRGVQLPQIVEELKALYVEAARQEAAKTGRVTQSAISVMSGVHRKDVKRLMETTEDAPRPPSAASMGSKLIGIWMGRTPFAQTDGSPQALFEKRSDGSPSFEELVGEVSQDVRSRAVLDDWLRLNVVLRRDDGLVELNTEAFATPEAEVEALHFFGRNLRDHVSAGLHNLEGQDPRFIDRATFYWGLTDASIEKLRLLAQELGAEAVREANKQALEFATEDRERGDGSNRMTFGVYFYAEQDGPESSKGEDAK; translated from the coding sequence ATGGGGAAAATCCTGGAAAAAGATGGGCCGACAGGGCCGCTTGTAGGTGCTGTACGCACCATATTGCGGCCGCTCGTCCGCGGTTTGGTGCGGCGGGGCGTGCAACTTCCTCAAATTGTTGAAGAGCTGAAGGCGCTTTATGTGGAGGCCGCACGACAGGAGGCTGCAAAGACGGGACGCGTCACGCAAAGCGCCATCAGTGTGATGAGTGGTGTTCACCGCAAGGATGTGAAGCGCCTTATGGAGACCACAGAAGATGCACCTCGTCCACCAAGTGCAGCGTCCATGGGGTCAAAGCTCATCGGGATTTGGATGGGACGTACTCCATTTGCCCAGACGGACGGCAGCCCGCAGGCTTTGTTCGAAAAGCGATCGGACGGATCTCCCAGTTTCGAGGAGTTGGTGGGTGAGGTGAGCCAGGATGTTCGGTCCCGTGCGGTTCTGGACGACTGGCTGCGGCTCAATGTGGTCTTGCGGCGAGATGATGGTCTTGTTGAACTGAATACAGAAGCATTTGCGACACCGGAAGCTGAGGTGGAAGCGCTTCACTTTTTTGGCCGAAATCTGCGTGACCATGTATCCGCAGGCCTGCACAATCTTGAAGGGCAGGACCCGCGCTTCATCGATCGGGCGACGTTTTATTGGGGGCTTACGGACGCCTCAATTGAAAAGCTGCGTTTGCTTGCGCAGGAACTTGGTGCCGAAGCCGTTCGTGAAGCAAACAAGCAGGCGCTGGAGTTTGCGACGGAAGATCGTGAACGCGGTGACGGCAGTAACCGGATGACATTCGGTGTCTATTTCTACGCTGAGCAAGATGGGCCGGAGAGCAGTAAAGGGGAGGACGCAAAATGA
- a CDS encoding site-2 protease family protein (Derived by automated computational analysis using gene prediction method: Protein Homology.): protein MIGASFTLIEVFGIKIRVNISWAFIAILLAWGLAEGYFPTIHEKLPQATYWWMSIVAVLGLFASILLHELAHSLVARAYGMEITGITLWLLGGIAELKGEPPSPKVELLMAIAGPAMSVFLGTLFWLSAGALEAFVSVATVLSYLGMLNLILAAFNMVPAFPLDGGRVARAIIWMRTGDYLTATKTAARMGSLFGLGLIIVGLMGLFTGAGFASLWWVVLGMFVRFAADSSNFQAQTKNVLAQKAVREFMTPNPITVSAETPVAGLIENYIYHYDFEFFPVMDGGRVVGSVSLKEVRTQPLNRHGDTRVRDIMKPVTANAIVNPRDLAANVMARMQETGASLLMVMDRDDLVGVIATKDLLRIVAIQSALEQAE, encoded by the coding sequence ATGATTGGCGCAAGCTTCACGCTTATCGAAGTCTTTGGAATAAAAATCAGGGTCAACATAAGTTGGGCCTTTATTGCCATCCTGTTGGCCTGGGGGCTGGCTGAAGGCTATTTCCCCACCATCCACGAGAAACTGCCGCAAGCGACATATTGGTGGATGAGCATTGTCGCCGTGCTGGGACTATTTGCCTCCATATTGCTGCATGAACTTGCCCACTCCTTGGTCGCGCGCGCCTACGGTATGGAGATAACCGGCATCACGCTCTGGTTGCTGGGGGGCATCGCAGAACTGAAAGGCGAGCCCCCATCGCCAAAGGTCGAACTCCTTATGGCGATTGCAGGCCCGGCCATGAGTGTGTTCCTGGGAACTCTATTTTGGTTGAGCGCCGGAGCTTTGGAAGCTTTCGTGTCTGTCGCCACCGTGTTGAGCTATCTCGGCATGCTCAATCTCATTCTGGCGGCGTTCAACATGGTGCCAGCCTTTCCCCTCGACGGCGGGAGGGTCGCGCGCGCCATCATCTGGATGCGAACCGGTGACTATCTGACAGCGACAAAGACAGCCGCCCGCATGGGATCACTGTTCGGATTGGGCCTCATCATTGTCGGACTGATGGGTCTGTTTACAGGTGCCGGGTTCGCCAGCCTTTGGTGGGTCGTGCTTGGCATGTTCGTGCGCTTTGCTGCAGACTCCTCAAACTTTCAGGCACAGACAAAGAATGTGTTGGCGCAAAAAGCCGTGCGGGAGTTCATGACACCGAACCCCATCACCGTTTCCGCAGAAACCCCCGTCGCCGGTCTGATCGAAAATTATATCTACCACTACGACTTTGAGTTTTTCCCGGTCATGGATGGTGGGCGCGTCGTCGGCAGTGTCAGCTTGAAGGAGGTTCGCACCCAGCCCCTCAACCGCCATGGCGACACACGGGTGCGTGACATCATGAAGCCCGTCACCGCCAATGCAATCGTCAACCCTCGCGACCTGGCCGCAAATGTGATGGCACGAATGCAGGAGACGGGGGCCAGCTTGCTCATGGTGATGGATCGAGACGATCTGGTGGGCGTGATTGCAACAAAAGACCTGCTCCGCATCGTCGCCATTCAATCAGCACTCGAACAGGCTGAATAG
- a CDS encoding fatty acid desaturase (Derived by automated computational analysis using gene prediction method: Protein Homology. GO_process: GO:0006629 - lipid metabolic process [Evidence IEA]) produces the protein MSTTETLSPVELDKDEERRLYREEMAIAKKYIGPFPVVMALWCFSNLLCWFALWPLVIFDVIPLWVGFIIATANVALCYLPSHEAQHSNYANPGTPLRWLNELIGYVSTIPLVLPFKIARYTHMLHHKHTNDPKLDPDYEVIAPTWQQAVLKTIRRMQPGFPNSYGVVLSENADDPAAQRAGLEGMVQSLAYWGILCALAWSGYALEAAFLWWVPRMLGTIYISLFLSWWPHHPMNEMGRYRNTRSFSHKLGNIVAFGMEDHIIHHLHPGMPLNRNKAAFRELRPILEARGCRLEDQHG, from the coding sequence ATGAGCACCACAGAAACACTGAGCCCTGTTGAATTGGATAAGGACGAAGAGCGTCGTCTTTACCGAGAAGAAATGGCGATTGCCAAAAAGTATATCGGCCCCTTTCCCGTTGTGATGGCGCTTTGGTGCTTCTCCAACCTTCTATGCTGGTTCGCCCTTTGGCCGCTCGTAATTTTCGATGTCATTCCACTTTGGGTGGGCTTCATCATTGCGACAGCCAATGTTGCGCTTTGTTATCTCCCCTCACACGAAGCCCAGCATTCTAATTATGCCAATCCGGGCACACCGCTTCGGTGGCTGAACGAGCTGATCGGCTACGTATCAACAATCCCCCTGGTGCTGCCCTTCAAGATCGCCCGCTACACCCATATGCTTCATCACAAGCACACAAATGATCCCAAGCTCGACCCCGACTATGAAGTGATCGCGCCCACATGGCAGCAAGCGGTCCTCAAAACCATTCGCCGTATGCAACCGGGATTCCCGAACTCCTATGGCGTTGTTCTGTCAGAAAACGCTGATGATCCTGCGGCGCAGCGGGCGGGCCTTGAAGGTATGGTACAGTCTCTCGCCTATTGGGGAATTCTCTGCGCCCTTGCCTGGAGCGGTTACGCACTCGAGGCAGCGTTCCTCTGGTGGGTGCCACGAATGCTCGGCACCATCTATATCTCACTCTTTCTCAGCTGGTGGCCACACCACCCCATGAACGAGATGGGTCGCTACCGCAACACACGGTCATTCAGTCACAAACTGGGGAACATTGTTGCCTTCGGCATGGAAGACCACATCATCCACCATCTGCATCCGGGCATGCCGCTCAACCGCAACAAAGCAGCCTTTCGTGAACTGCGACCAATTCTGGAAGCCCGTGGGTGCCGCCTGGAGGATCAGCACGGCTAA
- a CDS encoding NAD(P)/FAD-dependent oxidoreductase (Derived by automated computational analysis using gene prediction method: Protein Homology.): protein MSEQAVNDAIDFDPNALRDKYREERDKRLRTDGNEQYVEIKGQYAHYLEDPYVEERIERDPLIDEVDVVVIGGGFGGLLAGARLREAGVKDLRMIEKGSEFGGTWYWNRYPGAACDIESYVYLPLLEETGFMPVEKYTRAPEILEHSKRIAKKYDLYNNATLQTEVEEVRWDESLQRWIIKTNRGDAMKAKFVIMSNGPLNRPKLPGIKGVESFKGHTFHTSRWDYDYTGGSPSGGLTKLKGKKVGIIGTGATAVQCVPHLAEGADELYVFQRTPSSIDVRGDRETDWDWAKTLEPGWHKHRMENFNILVSGGFAEEDLVNDGWTEIIRNLLFIASQGDNKNLSPEKLAEIAELADFKKMEQVRARVDEVIKDPTVAEALKPWYRQFCKRPCFHDDYLAAFNRPNVHLIDTDGKGVDRITETSVIANGKEYELDCLVYATGFEVGTEYTRRSGFELYGRGGQSLTDTWADGVQTLYGMHVHNFPNVFIMGGAQAGFTANYPHLLEEQSNHIAWLLDEAKKRQASTIEASEEGQAAWVEQILGKAAMRTKFLEECTPGYYNNEGKASERTVQNAPYGGGSVEYFEILDKWRTDGEMTGLDLN from the coding sequence ATGAGCGAGCAAGCAGTGAACGACGCGATTGATTTTGATCCAAATGCCCTGCGCGACAAATACCGTGAAGAGCGGGACAAACGCCTGCGTACAGACGGCAATGAGCAATATGTCGAGATCAAAGGCCAATACGCCCACTACCTCGAAGACCCCTATGTTGAAGAGCGGATTGAACGCGACCCATTGATCGACGAAGTGGACGTCGTCGTGATTGGTGGGGGCTTCGGCGGCCTGCTCGCCGGTGCACGTCTGCGCGAGGCGGGCGTCAAAGATCTGCGCATGATTGAAAAGGGCAGCGAGTTTGGCGGCACCTGGTACTGGAACCGCTATCCGGGCGCGGCCTGCGACATTGAATCCTATGTCTACCTTCCACTCCTGGAAGAAACCGGCTTCATGCCCGTAGAGAAATATACCCGAGCGCCAGAAATCCTGGAGCACTCCAAGCGCATCGCGAAGAAATACGACCTCTACAACAACGCAACGCTGCAAACAGAAGTCGAAGAAGTCCGCTGGGACGAAAGCCTGCAACGGTGGATCATCAAGACCAATCGCGGCGACGCCATGAAAGCCAAGTTCGTCATTATGTCGAACGGCCCGCTGAACCGTCCGAAGCTTCCCGGCATCAAAGGTGTTGAAAGTTTCAAAGGCCACACCTTCCACACAAGCCGGTGGGACTACGACTATACAGGCGGCAGCCCTTCAGGCGGCCTCACCAAACTCAAAGGAAAGAAAGTCGGCATCATCGGCACCGGCGCAACCGCCGTGCAGTGTGTGCCGCACTTGGCAGAAGGGGCGGACGAGCTCTACGTCTTCCAGCGCACGCCGTCTTCCATTGATGTGCGCGGCGACCGGGAAACAGATTGGGATTGGGCGAAGACACTTGAGCCAGGCTGGCACAAGCACCGCATGGAGAATTTCAACATTCTCGTTTCTGGCGGCTTTGCAGAAGAAGACCTCGTGAATGACGGCTGGACGGAAATCATCCGCAACCTTCTTTTCATCGCAAGCCAGGGCGACAATAAAAACCTGTCCCCAGAAAAGCTCGCAGAGATCGCAGAACTCGCTGACTTCAAAAAGATGGAGCAGGTCCGCGCCCGCGTCGACGAAGTCATCAAAGACCCAACCGTCGCCGAAGCGCTGAAGCCCTGGTATCGCCAGTTCTGTAAGCGCCCTTGTTTCCACGACGACTATCTCGCCGCCTTCAACCGGCCTAACGTTCATCTGATCGACACGGACGGCAAGGGCGTCGACAGGATCACAGAGACAAGCGTTATCGCGAACGGCAAGGAATACGAACTCGACTGCCTGGTCTATGCAACAGGATTTGAAGTGGGCACGGAATATACCCGCCGCTCAGGCTTTGAGCTTTATGGACGTGGCGGCCAGTCATTGACCGACACATGGGCTGATGGCGTGCAGACACTCTATGGCATGCACGTGCACAATTTCCCGAATGTCTTCATCATGGGCGGTGCGCAGGCGGGCTTCACCGCCAACTACCCTCACCTCCTGGAAGAGCAGAGCAATCACATTGCCTGGCTCCTGGACGAGGCCAAAAAACGTCAGGCCTCAACCATTGAAGCATCGGAAGAAGGACAGGCCGCCTGGGTGGAGCAGATCCTTGGCAAAGCCGCCATGCGCACCAAGTTCCTCGAAGAGTGCACACCGGGTTACTACAACAATGAAGGCAAGGCCTCAGAACGCACCGTGCAGAACGCCCCCTATGGTGGCGGCTCTGTTGAGTATTTCGAGATCCTCGACAAGTGGCGCACCGATGGCGAGATGACCGGGCTAGACCTCAACTAA